The Culex pipiens pallens isolate TS chromosome 2, TS_CPP_V2, whole genome shotgun sequence DNA window aatgaaaattatctCATTATCAAACAGTTATATGTAATTTGTGTTTTATATGGGCaaccgccaactcacacagcagttgccccgacccctcttcgatttgcgtgaaactttgtcctaaggggtaacttttgttcctgatcacgaatccgaggtccgtttttttgatatctcgtgacggaggggcggtacgaccccttccatttttgaacatgcgaaaaaagaggtgtttttcaagaatttgcagcctgaaacggtgatgagatagaaatttggtgtcaaagggacttttatgtaaaattagacgcccgatttgatggcgtactcagaattccgaataaacgtatttttcatcgaaaaaaacactaaaaaagttttaaaaattctcccattttccgttacttgactgtaaaaaattttggaacatgtcattttatgggaaatttaatgtacttttcgaatctacattgtcccagaagggtcattttttcatttagaacaaagtttttcattttaaaatttcgtgttttttctaactttgcagggttattttttagagtgtaacaatgttctacaaagttgtagaacagacaattacaaaaattttgatatatagacataaggggtttgcttataaacatcacgagttatcgtgattttacgaaaaaaagttttgaaaaagttggtcgtcatcgatcatggccgttcatggtcacccgcgacagacacggacgacgaaacaaagagaaacgcaaaaagtaacttataAATAACTAtgatttttcgttttgttttcaACATGATAAATGCGTTGAgttattaaaagaaaaaacatttCCTATTTAGttccttgaaataaaaaataatgaacaatttcaaaataaattgggCTATtcatggcaaaaaaataataataattgctttttttaaacataacagattctgcttttttgaaaaagtaagtttcatcaatttctgtAATGATTTGTTTGGGTTTATTCTGGATTTGTTGTGAGTTTTTGTattcttctaaaataaaaaaaggttcaaactgattgccaaaaaatgtgtttgaagTTTTTTCAGTCAGAGATAAATACAAAGCATTTCTCATTAAttataatacatatttttaaagaactaCGGCatttaaagaaaacttttttatatttatgaaaaaaacattaagtatttgtcattatttattttattttatttattttttataaaagtaaTTCTGTTGAAACCCGCGGAGTTGTAAATGATGGAGAGTTTTCTCGAAgccgcaaataaaaaaatagaatttgaaataaaagtttgaattaACAATATTTTGCGTTGATAGATtgcgagttatttttttttaaatatgatatcttaaaaaaaagaattttacattaaaaatgtaatattttgaaaatgcacagTAAATTTTTGGtcttttatataaatttaagcAGATTACAAAAATAAGATATGACAATGCAAATCCTCACGAGTTTTCGTTATTTGATAAgattaaaatctgaaaaaaaagaaatttttaattttttttaaatacgttgcTTCAAAAcacattgaaatttcaataaaattcaacatatttataaaataaatcaaacatttaaaacatgctTATAAACGAAAaggaattgatttaaaattgttttcatctGATTGCACTTACAATTATGTTGAATTATTTTGacgcaaaaaatgcttttataaatttaaaattaaaaaaaaaacttatttcggGATGTGGAGTTGATGTCGAGGTCAATAAAACTTTAATGCCGAATTTGGTGTTGAAATCggcaagttttcaaaaaaaaaataaaaataaatggaattgtttttaaattcggAGTTGGATTCACGAAATGTTCTGGCAGTCAAATAGCTACCTGGCTCTAGAGCCTCGATTtatccatttttgaaaaattgtttgactTATATAGGATATTAATTTGAATTATGTTGAGGATGggtattttttcactaaatctaTTTGATTTTAGATGCGCTAGTGCACTGTCCAAACAATCAAGGTCCTTGAATTTGGAATCATTATCGTCACATATCTATTCTGTTAAGAAACCAAATAATTTTTCCTACAATCTTTTGACTGTTCCATAAAGGTTTCTAAAGTCACCACACGCGTGTCTGAATGGCAAGCCTTCGCTTCCTTCCCACAAGTTCCTCCGATCCGGCTTGGTGACCGCTTCTCGAGAGTATCCCTTCTTTTCCACTCTTTTAATTTCAGATAAAAACAGGTTGTATAAATTTCCTCCCGTAACGACCGGGACGTGCCGACGCTGGGGAAAGGTTTGGCCGATCGGATCCGGCAGATAAGAGAGTGAGGTTGAACTTCGATGCTTGGAGGGTTAAAAAGGGGTGACACTGCGGCCAAGATAAGCATCTTACAGTGGGGGTTCCGTAAGGAATTTATTAAGTTAGAGCGCGCGCGGTGGTGGGACTAATAAAGAAATGTCACCTTTGTCGTATAAAAAGGGTAACCTGCGGGCAGGAATCGATTAACCTGGCAGATGACAGATAACGACATTTGGTCGCACATTGCTTCATTGCGTTGGAACCTGGAGCAAGGTGTTAGGTTTGAGTCAAAATAGCTTTTGATTGAGGTTAggttttgacagctacattaGAAAAATGCATTGTTTTGCGTATAGTTTAGGAAAACAGTAAACAtgattatttctttaaaaaaatgcatcgaGCAGCTGCCCAAATCAACACACAAAAAACGCCAGGTTTCACCTTAATTGCACTCCCCCCTTAAATATCACATTTCAGGCTTCCTCAAATCGCTTGTTTACGCAAAGATGTCCAACCACAATGAAGCCATTATGGCGGTGGCGGTGGTGGCATGCAAAAGGTCCCATTATTTGTTTGACTCCACGTGCTCTCGATCAAACACAGAACAGTAGGCTCAGGATGACTAAAGAGGAGATCCTCTCATCATCCTGGCAAcatgagtgtgtttgtgtgtgttcgaAGGCATCTCAGCAGGCTTTGTCTCGAATTTGTTTTTTATAGCACCGCAATCGACGTCTTTCattctgctttttttttattgcagatCACACAATAAATATCTCCTCTCACTGACATGATGTGAGGGGTCCTTTTCTGTTTCGATATCTTGTTTGGTCATGAACAAATATTTGGATGATTGCATCTCATCTTATCTGCGTTTATCTGTGCGTGTTTTGGATGTATCGCATGTCATAAAGAAGAAAGAGAAAGCGCGCGCGTGAACGATCCGCCATTATGGCACGGTGACAGCTGAGTGGAGCTGTCAAAGCGTAATTATTCAAAAACCTAAATTTTTACACATCTTTAGAGCACTTAATAAAATATGTCAATAAGTACTTTCAAGATGAAAATTAAATCGAATTCAAGCAAAAtttggggtatttttttcagaaaaaaacgtttttttcacatTGAACATGAAAAGAAaggattaagaaaaaaaaatatttgagccaAAAAAGTTTCTCTgaaaagtcctcatcaatacctacaactttgctaaaGACACTAAACCAATCaggaaattccttcaaatgatttagattttttgagtgtgtgcgtgcacgaGAGCACAGCGGTATTCTCGACCGGTCCCACCAAAAAGATCGATTAACCGACGTAATCCGTGTCAGTGAGCCGCGAAGTTCGTTCAATCCGCGTGTGAACCAGTGCTCGATACGTGATTAGTGAAAACCCGGCGTTTTAACTGCCGTGATCAAggcaaattaggaaattaatttCGCCAAAAATCTCGGTTTCGCGCGGGCAGCAGAAGTGTAACAAAAGAAGCGTGAaggcatcgtcgtcgtcgccaacGCTGTTTTCGGgtattgtgttgtgttgtgtgtacAGGAACGTGTACTGCAAGCACGACCTCTACAAAGCGAGGccggtgtcgtcgtcgtcgtctgtgATGCGGGAACTGTGTGTAGAAGAGAAAGCGCAAAGAAGTGCACAGTGGGTCCAATCGGAACCGGcggtggaaaaaaaaataataaaaaaagtgattaagtttttgggaaaaaaaaaattaaataaaataacaaagaaGTTGGCGGAAGAGTCCATCGTACCACGTACGCGCCTAAAGCACCCCCCCTCCCTACCCCACcaagcgtctgttccccaggttaggggcggcctgGAACTGTGAGTTGTTGATCCCGTTCTCGCCACgtgagcgtctgttccccacgTTAGGGGCGGCTCACCAAAGCGGTAAGTGTCGCcaacgaccccccccccctcgagcgtctgttccccaggttaggggcggctcgaaaACCAGGTGTTCAGCCTCCTCCCCCCTCatgagcgtctgttccccatgTTAGGGGCGGCTCATTGCAGGTTATAGTTGGCtgaccctccccccccctccgagcgtctgttccccaggttaggggcggctcgaaacagcgtctgtaccccaggttaggggcggctgagTGAAAGTCCCTGTGTCGGCGTGGGACTCTAAACAGTACCGGCACGATggtcctccggcgagacagggggttggtgCAGGCCACACGAACCCGCCGTAAAACACCAGTGCAGGAAGCACACGATGCGAGCCGGACCAATCGGCACGGAACTGGACTTCTTACGAGGTCCCACGATTGGAAGCTCGGAACGTGGAATTGCAGGTCTCTCAGATTTGACGGGAGTATCCGCATACTCTCCGACATATTGAGGGTCCGCAAGTTCAGCATCGTAGCGTTGCAGGAGGTTTGCTGGATAGGCGCGGAGGAGGTACGAGAGTACAAAAGATTGGGTTGTAGAATCTACCAGAGCcgcggcaagaaaaagaggctcGGGACAGCCTTTATAGTGTTGGGCGAAATGCTCGATCGCGTGATTGGGTGGACCCCGGTCACCGACCGAATGTGCGTGTTGAGGGTTAAGGGCCGTTTCTTCAACATCAGCATCAtaaacgtgcacagcccgcactCAGGAAGCGAAGATGACGACAAGGACGCATTTTACGAGCAGCTGAACTGGACGTACAACAGCTGCCCAAAACATGACGTCAAAATCGTCATCGGAGATTTTAACGCTCAGGTTGGCCAGGAGGAGGAATTCAGACCGGTGATAGGAAAGTTCAGCGCCCACGTACGCACGAACGAAAACGGCCTGCGACTGATCGATTTCGCCACCTCCAAAAATATGGCCGTACGAAGTACCTGCTTCCAGCATAACCTCCGagacaagtacacctggagatcgcCACAAGGAACGGAAtcgcaaatcgaccacgtcgtAATCGACGGTAgacacttctccgacatcatcGACGTCAGGACCTATCGCGGCGCCAAcgtcgactcggaccactatcTGGTGATGGTGAAAATGCGCCAACGACTTTCCCTGGCGAAAAGCGTTCGGTACCGCCGCCCTCCGCGGTTGGATCTGGAGCGGCTTAAGTTACCGGAAGTCGCATCCCGGTACGCGCATTCGCTGGAGGCTGCGTTGCCAGGGGAGGGTGAGCTGTTGGAAGCTCCCCTCGAGGACTGCTGGAGGAACGTCAAGGCAGCCATCACCAACGCAGCGGAAAGCACCATCGGATTTGTGGAACGAGGACGACGGAACGattggttcgacgaggagtgtCGAGCGATTTTGGAGGAGAAGAATGCAGCACGGAGGGCAATGCTGCAGTACAATCTCCGTGATTACGAGGAGGCGTATGGACAGAAGCGAAGGCAGCAGCACCAGCTCTTCCGGGAGAAAGTGCGCCACCACGAAGAGTTGGAATTCGAGGACATGGAGCAGCTGCATCGCTCAAACGAGACGCGCAagttctacaaaaaactcaaCGGATCCCGCCAAGG harbors:
- the LOC120420286 gene encoding craniofacial development protein 2-like, translating into MVLRRDRGLVQATRTRRKTPVQEAHDASRTNRHGTGLLTRSHDWKLGTWNCRSLRFDGSIRILSDILRVRKFSIVALQEVCWIGAEEVREYKRLGCRIYQSRGKKKRLGTAFIVLGEMLDRVIGWTPVTDRMCVLRVKGRFFNISIINVHSPHSGSEDDDKDAFYEQLNWTYNSCPKHDVKIVIGDFNAQVGQEEEFRPVIGKFSAHVRTNENGLRLIDFATSKNMAVRSTCFQHNLRDKYTWRSPQGTESQIDHVVIDGRHFSDIIDVRTYRGANVDSDHYLVMVKMRQRLSLAKSVRYRRPPRLDLERLKLPEVASRYAHSLEAALPGEGELLEAPLEDCWRNVKAAITNAAESTIGFVERGRRNDWFDEECRAILEEKNAARRAMLQYNLRDYEEAYGQKRRQQHQLFREKVRHHEELEFEDMEQLHRSNETRKFYKKLNGSRQGFTPRVEMCRDKDGVILTDEREKQRQGSKTAEERTTSVQQEKVRSQLPR